A single window of Nicotiana tomentosiformis chromosome 1, ASM39032v3, whole genome shotgun sequence DNA harbors:
- the LOC104099285 gene encoding chaperone protein dnaJ A7A, chloroplastic-like, whose amino-acid sequence MAIIPCGSTWVAQWGVQPQFLPKSYVTNKLTASPFCFSSKIRALASPSSTLFGQESLQALFSSVSSKNQYQRRGTRLVVRAEKDYYDVLGVSKNANKSEIKSAYRKLARSYHPDVNKEAGAEQKFKEISNAYEVLSDDEKRSIYDKYGEAGLKGAGMGGMGDFSNAFDLFESLFDGFGGMGGMGMGGRGSRNRATEGEDQGYNLVLNFKDAVFGVEKEIEISRLETCGTCDGSGAKPGTKPSTCNTCGGQGQVVSSARTPLGVFQQVTTCSACGGTGEISTPCSTCNGDGRVRKSKRISLKVPPGVDSGSRLRVRSEGNAGRRGGPPGDLFVMIEVLPDPVLKRDDTNILYNCKVSYIDAILGTTMKVPTVDGMVDLKIPSGTQPGTTLVMAKKGVPYLSKPNMRGDQLVRVQVEIPKRLSSEERKLIEELANLNKAKTPNSVR is encoded by the exons ATGGCAATCATACCTTGTGGAAGCACATGGGTCGCCCAGTGGGGAGTTCAGCCTCAGTTTCTGCCAAAATCTTATGTTACCAATAAATTAACAGCATCTCCATTTTG TTTCTCAAGCAAGATAAGAGCATTAGCATCCCCAAGTTCAACCCTTTTTGGTCAAGAATCCCTGCAAGCACTTTTCAGTTCAGTGTCGAGCAAGAATCAATATCAACGAAGGGGGACCCGGTTAGTTGTTAGAGCTGAAAAA GATTACTATGATGTCCTTGGTGTATCTAAAAATGCTAACAAATCGGAAATAAAAAGTG CGTATCGAAAGCTTGCAAGGAGTTATCATCCTGATGTGAACAA AGAAGCTGGAGCTGAACAGAAATTTAAGGAGATCAGCAATGCTTATGAG GTTTTGTCCGATGATGAGAAACGTTCCATATATGACAAATACGGGGAGGCTGGCCTTAAAGGAGCTGGCATGGGTGGCATGGGG GATTTTAGCAATGCCTTTGATTTGTTCGAGTCTTTGTTCGACGGCTTTGGTGGTATGGGCGGCATGGGTATGGGAGGCAGAGGTTCACGGAACCGAGCCACCGAAGGTGAAGACCAGGGCTATAATCTGGTGTTGAATTTCAAAGACGCTGTATTTGGTGTTGAGAAGGAGATCGAAATAAGCAGGCTTGAAACCTGTGGCACCTGTGATGGATCAGGTGCAAAGCCTGGGACTAAACCATCGACATGTAACACCTGTGGTGGGCAAGGGCAGGTTGTGTCGTCAGCAAGGACCCCACTGGGTGTCTTCCAGCAGGTGACAACATGCTCTGCTTGTGGAGGGACTGGAGAGATCTCTACTCCTTGCAGCACCTGCAATGGTGATGGCCGAGTGAGGAAGTCAAAGCGCATTAGTTTGAAAGTTCCACCTGGTGTAGATTCAGGTAGCCGTTTAAGGGTTCGTTCAGAAGGTAATGCAGGAAGGAGAGGTGGACCCCCTGGAGATCTTTTTGTCATGATTGAAGTTCTCCCAGATCCTGTACTAAAACGGGACGACACCAATATCCTCTATAATTGCAAAGTTTCTTACATTGATGCGATCTTGGGTACAACTATGAAGGTTCCTACAGTTGATGGAATGGTTGATCTAAAGATTCCATCAGGTACCCAGCCAGGGACAACACTGGTAATGGCCAAAAAAGGGGTGCCATACCTCAGCAAACCGAATATGAGGGGCGATCAATTGGTGAGAGTGCAAGTAGAGATTCCAAAACGGTTGAGCAGTGAAGAGAGAAAGCTCATAGAAGAACTTGCCAATCTAAACAAGGCTAAAACTCCAAACAGTGTGAGATAG
- the LOC104099284 gene encoding uncharacterized protein, which yields MGWRGILGFEYGIVQAPLGPDISGPELVAAVANAGALALLRAPDWEDPDRVRELIRKTRTLTNKPFGIGVVLAFPHKENLKAILDEKVAVLQLYWGECSKELVLEAHNAGVKVVPQIGSYEEAKKAADAGVDALIVQGREAGGHVAGQDGLITLLPRVVDLVCGRDIAVIAAGGIVDERGYVAALALGAQGVSLGTRFLTTEESYAHPTYKRKLIEFEQTEYTDLFGRARWPGAPHRVLATPFFKEWKALPSHENETNQPVIGRTIIHGKEREVRRFAGTVPNASTTGDIESMAMYAGQSIGLIKEILPAGEVIKRIVERAQRLIDQQFAPVN from the exons ATGGGTTGGAGAGGGATATTGGGATTTGAGTATGGGATTGTGCAGGCACCCTTAGGACCAGATATATCAGGTCCAGAGCTTGTTGCTGCTGTTGCTAATGCTGGTGCTCTCGCTCTTCTTAGAGCCCCTGATTGG GAAGATCCTGATCGTGTGAGGGAGCTCATAAGGAAAACAAGAACCTTGACTAACAAACCATTTGGGATAGGTGTAGTTCTTGCATTTCCTCACAAGGAAAATTTAAAGGCTATATTGGATGAGAAGGTTGCAGTATTACAGCTTTATTGGGGTGAATGCTCAAAAGAGTTGGTTCTTGAAGCTCATAATGCTGGGGTCAAGGTTGTACCCCAA ATTGGCAGCTATGAAGAAGCAAAGAAAGCCGCAGATGCTGGTGTAGATGCACTTATTGTCCAAGGTCGGGAAGCAGGAGGCCATGTTGCTGGCCAG GATGGTTTAATTACCTTATTGCCTAGAGTTGTCGATCTTGTTTGTGGTCGTGACATTGCAGTAATTGCTGCTGGAGGAATTGTGGACGAGCGTGGTTATGTTGCTGCTCTGGCCCTTGGTGCACAGGGTGTGTCATTAGGCACTAG GTTTCTCACAACAGAGGAAAGCTATGCGCACCCAACATACAAGAGGAAGCTCATTGAATTTGAGCAAACGGAATACACGGACTTATTTGGTCGCGCAAGGTGGCCAGGGGCACCACATCGCGTTCTGGCAACCCCGTTCTTCAAGGAATGGAAGGCGCTCCCAAGTCATGAGAATGAGACAAATCAACCGGTCATTGGCCGCACAATCATACACGGCAAG GAAAGAGAGGTTCGTCGCTTTGCTGGTACAGTTCCAAATGCCTCAACTACGGGAGATATCGAAAGCATGGCAATGTATGCTGGTCAGAGCATTGGTCTTATAAAGGAAATTCTACCTGCAGGTGAAGTGATAAAGAGGATAGTTGAAAGGGCTCAACGACTGATTGATCAACAATTTGCGCCCGTGAATTAA
- the LOC104099283 gene encoding 7-deoxyloganetin glucosyltransferase-like — translation MGSLKGKKAQKPHAVCIPFPSQGHINPMLKISILVHSKGFHITFVNSEYNHKRFLKSRGHSSLEVFQDFVFETIPDGLPPIDADTTQHIPSLCFSTKENCLAPFKELLIKINSSNDVPPVTCIIFDGIMTFAVLAAQEIGVPSVSFRTTNACSFMCNKHLPLLIEKGILPLKDANDITNGYLDTVIDCIPSMKNLRLREFPSQIRTTDINDKLLNFIMGETEGASKASAIIFHTFDSLEFNVLRDLSLICPPLYTIGPLHLLTDQLPENNLKFLRANLWKEDEDCLQWLNSKEEKSVVYVNFGSITVLTKTQLMEFAWGLANSKKNFFWVIRSDAVIGDDSAMLPNDFVKETKERGLISRWCCQEQVLKHSSIGVFLTHCGWNSVMESIGIGVPMICWPFFADQHINCRYVCCEWGVGLEIGKNVKRDEVEKIVREVMDGEKGKKVKKKASEWKKLAEEATGLEGSSSLNLDKLVKDVLLSKNSVH, via the exons ATGGGTTCTCTCAAAGGAAAAAAAGCTCAAAAACCTCATGCTGTTTGCATACCATTTCCATCACAAGGACACATAAATCCTATGCTAAAAATTTCCATACTTGTTCACTCCAAAGGCTTTCACATAACATTTGTCAACTCTGAATATAATCACAAGAGATTTCTCAAATCCAGAGGCCATTCCTCTCTTGAAGTTTTTCAAGATTTTGTCTTTGAAACAATTCCAGATGGACTTCCTCCTATTGATGCTGATACTACTCAACATATTCCTTCTCTTTGTTTCTCTACAAAGGAAAATTGTTTAGCTCCATTTAAAGAGCTTTTAATCAAGATTAACTCATCTAACGATGTTCCTCCTGTCACTTGCATCATTTTTGATGGAATTATGACATTTGCTGTTTTGGCTGCTCAAGAAATTGGTGTTCCAAGTGTTAGCTTCAGAACTACAAATGCTTGCAGTTTCATGTGCAATAAACACTTGCCTCTCCTCATTGAAAAAGGAATTCTCCCTCTGAAAG ATGCAAATGATATAACAAATGGATATTTGGACACGGTTATAGATTGTATACCAAGTATGAAAAATCTTCGTCTTAGGGAATTTCCCAGCCAAATCAGAACCACAGATATAAATGACAAATTGCTGAATTTCATTATGGGAGAAACTGAAGGAGCTTCAAAAGCATCAGCCATTATTTTCCACACTTTTGATTCACTCGAATTTAATGTCTTAAGAGATTTATCCTTAATTTGTCCTCCACTTTATACAATTGGACCTCTTCATTTGCTCACTGATCAACTTCCAGAAAATAATCTAAAATTCCTCAGAGCCAATTTATGGAAAGAAGATGAGGACTGTCTCCAGTGGCTAAATTCAAAGGAGGAAAAATCAGTGGTTTATGTAAATTTTGGTAGCATAACAGTTTTGACAAAAACACAACTCATGGAATTTGCATGGGGACTTGCTAATAGCAAGAAAAACTTTTTTTGGGTAATTAGATCTGATGCAGTTATTGGTGATGATTCTGCAATGTTACCAAATGATTTCGTCAAAGAAACTAAAGAAAGAGGGCTAATTTCAAGATGGTGTTGTCAAGAACAAGTGTTGAAACATTCATCAATTGGTGTATTTTTGACTCATTGTGGGTGGAATTCAGTGATGGAAAGTATAGGAATTGGTGTTCCTATGATTTGTTGGCCATTTTTTGCTGATCAGCACATAAATTGCAG GTATGTATGTTGTGAATGGGGTGTTGGCTTGGAAATTGGCAAGAATGTGAAGAGAGATGAAGTGGAGAAAATTGTGAGGGAAGTTATGGATGGAGAAAAAGGTAAGAAGGTGAAGAAGAAGGCGAGTGAGTGGAAAAAATTGGCAGAAGAGGCTACTGGATTAGAGGGTTCATCAAGCTTGAATTTAGATAAATTAGTGAAGGATGTACTTCTGTCCAAGAATTCAGTTCATTAG